AAGGCTTTGGTAAGCAGTGGAAGAACAGTAAGTCTTCAAGAACTATTGAGTTATATTTGACTATGGTGTACAATGGATTTGCAAGGTACTTCACACTATGCTCCGACCAAATTGTTTGTCACGGCCTTTGTTTCAGAATTGATACCCTGAAAGTGATGTTTGGGTCTATCCTGTTACCATATGCATCACCCAAGTGTTTTAAGTCATCTTCTTTGTTTATAAGGTTGAGCAGTTAAGAATGAGGTTTATCCACTATTCCTCCAGGGAGGGCTTGCCGGTGATAGACGGTGTGTAGTCCCAGCTTCAGGATTTGGTTTTAGTGCACATCAGATATGTAAAGTTGTCCTAGACAACACCTTAACCTTCCTGCTCATAAGGTCTATAAATTGTTCTGTAGGGAATcaattttttgttctattttggatttcagtttctttaacatatttttgtttttgatgttcAGGTAATGGTTGCAACTGTTCGTTGTGAAGAGATTGCCAATGAAAAGCTCAGTCACTTGACCTCAGATGAGGTATCTATGTATCTTCAATTTCAAATCCATAGATTCTTATAGAGTTACTTCGAATGATTGTTTTGTATACGATCAAATTTTATTGATGTGACCAGGGTTGGTTGGAACTGGATGAAGCTGTTCAAGCTTGCTTTGTGTCAGGCTTCGGAGAAAAACTAAGCTCTATGTAGTATCTGGAAGTATCTGCAAGTTTTGAGTAAGCTTCTATGTAGTATTTGAGCTAACTTATAGTGTATTTAGTGAAAATGAACTGAACTCGGTCTATGTATTTCATTTGGTACTTGaagaatttgttttctttttgatgtgaATTGATTGAATGTTAATATGAAGAATTGTTGTGTGAATTGATTGAATGTTAATATGAATTGATTGAGAAACTATTGTTGAATTTGGAGGGATGGAATGGAAGTGTAGGCAGGTTATTTATATTTCCGGCCGAACATTTTTTGCTGGTCATCATTGACCTGGTCAAAGTTGGTCAATCATTGACTAATTTTCACCAGGTCCATGTTGACTGGCGGTAATTTTTTGCTGTTACTAAAAAATCCGTGACGGCTGCAAGGTGTTTCAAACTGCCACGTAGTAAAGGCTCGCATGTTACTAatgtgccacgtagtaacggctccaGGATGATAcgaccatgttgttacaaaaaattCGTAATGGCCCTCATCTCTTACCACGTGCAAATTCGTAATGGTCTTCAGCTGTTACTAGATCCGTTACAACCAAAATTCGTAAAGGCCACATTGCCGTTACAAAAAAGTGTAACACCCACTTTTGCGACCGGCAAAAGCCGTACAACCCGTTTTAGTAACGGCTTGGTTCTTTTACGAATATGGGAATTTGGTTCGGacataaccaaacacaatagcattgctatcaagtaaataggagttAGCATTTGTGTAAACACAATAGGTTCGGACATAACCAAAAATACCTCGGCATACCCCTCCTTAttggaaaaaggaaaaaagagtCCTTTTCTCATCTTTACGATAGTCAAGAACAGACTCTCATCATGGGACGGTAAAACTATGTCTCAATGTGGTAAATCACTGATGGTGAAAACGGTAACTAATACCATCCCAGCTTATTCAATGATCTGTTTTCAGATTCCTGCAGaaataatcaacaaaattgaTGCTGCACAGAGGGATTATCGGTGGGGTTTTGATGAGAAAAGAGGTACATATGTTACTTCATGGAAAAATATGAAGATACATAAATATTATGGTGGTCAGGGATTTAGAGATATGAAGATTCTGAACCAGGCTTTACTAGTAAGAGAAGCATGGAGGATCTGCACAAATACTGACACACAGTGGGGGAAGGCTGTCCaggaaaaatatttttcatgCACAAGTTTTcttcatgcacctttcagaacCAATTGCTCTTGTTTCATCAAACAACATAGCCAATGGAGGTTGGGAAAGGGTGATAAAATAGAAATATGGCTTGATATTTGGGTGATAGGGCTTGATGTACCACCAGTTCCAAGGATTGGTATCACAGACAGCGAATCCTATATTTAGGTTAAGGATTTAATTCTTCAAGACTGCCAAAATTGGAACACTCAGCTGATTCAACATCTATTTGATTATCATACGACAAACTTAATCTTGAGAATGAGAAATCCTTCTGCTGCTGAAGATAAATTGGTTTGGAAGCTTACCAATCTGATTCTGTTACGAATCtaagaatttggtgtagtgtatacaacaacgaagtatgtttacttgataataggttcggacataaccaaacacaataggattgctatcaaataaataggaattaacgtttgtgtaatttactttaaattataataagaaaaattatagttgcagaaaataaaagtaaatgatacaacaagattttgttaacgaggaaaccgcaaatgcagaaaaaccccgagacctagtccagaatttgaTACTCTCTGAATTAAGCCActatgtgtttgattaaagactcgttgatttct
This portion of the Papaver somniferum cultivar HN1 unplaced genomic scaffold, ASM357369v1 unplaced-scaffold_13594, whole genome shotgun sequence genome encodes:
- the LOC113334322 gene encoding uncharacterized protein LOC113334322 — translated: MSQCGKSLMVKTVTNTIPAYSMICFQIPAEIINKIDAAQRDYRWGFDEKRGTYVTSWKNMKIHKYYGGQGFRDMKILNQALLVREAWRICTNTDTQWGKAVQEKYFSCTSFLHAPFRTNCSCFIKQHSQWRLGKGDKIEIWLDIWVIGLDVPPVPRIGITDSESYI